A single region of the Hoeflea prorocentri genome encodes:
- a CDS encoding adenylate/guanylate cyclase domain-containing protein, producing the protein MDKNNKQETRPRFPTVEALTQWMIDGARPSADAREIITGICDGLVGLGVQIDRFVLFIYTLHPNLLGTRFRWIKGQGVDISHAQLGTFNQEIYTSNPLPRVVEKQVTIRRHLERPDCPEDYIIVGELREQGFTDYLAQPLIFTTGETNVCTWSSAQKGGFSEDDLEILRRVNPPLARLTETYMLRLNSAVLLSTYVGRNSGTLIRDGKVHRGDGEEITAVILFVDLKNFTQLSNERTGPELVALLNDTFDQLVPPVTARGGEILKFMGDGFFAIFPYEDEEGLAAMTGAAMDAVSEGMETLAENPTGDAVSFRTALHCGTFHYGNIGGGDRLDFTAIGPPVNYTARLLSAAADLGCDNVVSDALARYAPERCDVAGSSELKGFEGEQTIWRFR; encoded by the coding sequence GTGGACAAAAACAACAAACAAGAGACCAGGCCGCGATTCCCGACGGTCGAGGCCCTGACGCAGTGGATGATCGACGGCGCGCGGCCAAGCGCCGATGCGCGCGAGATCATTACCGGCATATGTGACGGGCTTGTCGGACTCGGCGTCCAAATCGACCGGTTTGTCCTCTTCATCTATACGCTGCACCCCAATCTCCTCGGCACCCGGTTTCGCTGGATCAAAGGCCAGGGCGTCGACATCAGCCATGCGCAGCTCGGTACATTCAACCAGGAGATCTACACGTCCAACCCCCTGCCCCGCGTCGTCGAAAAGCAGGTCACGATACGCCGGCATCTGGAACGGCCGGACTGTCCGGAAGACTACATTATTGTCGGTGAATTGCGGGAACAGGGCTTTACCGACTATCTGGCCCAGCCGCTGATCTTCACCACCGGCGAGACCAATGTGTGCACCTGGTCATCGGCGCAGAAGGGCGGTTTCAGCGAAGACGATCTGGAGATTTTACGACGTGTGAATCCACCGCTCGCCCGACTGACCGAGACCTATATGCTGCGACTCAATTCGGCTGTGCTTTTGTCGACCTATGTCGGCCGCAACAGCGGAACGCTCATCCGGGACGGAAAGGTTCATCGCGGCGACGGGGAGGAAATCACCGCTGTTATCCTGTTTGTCGATCTGAAGAACTTCACCCAGCTCTCGAACGAAAGGACCGGACCGGAGCTGGTCGCACTCCTCAACGACACATTCGATCAACTGGTGCCGCCGGTTACGGCCAGAGGCGGGGAAATCCTGAAATTCATGGGTGACGGGTTCTTTGCGATCTTCCCCTATGAGGACGAGGAAGGCCTTGCCGCCATGACGGGAGCGGCAATGGATGCGGTTTCGGAAGGGATGGAAACCCTGGCCGAAAACCCGACCGGGGATGCCGTGTCGTTTCGCACGGCGCTCCATTGCGGCACCTTTCACTATGGCAATATCGGCGGCGGCGACCGGCTCGATTTCACAGCCATCGGACCGCCGGTCAACTATACGGCAAGGCTGCTTTCGGCGGCGGCAGACCTTGGCTGCGACAATGTCGTCTCGGACGCGCTTGCACGCTATGCACCGGAGCGCTGCGACGTCGCCGGCTCCTCAGAGCTCAAAGGGTTCGAAGGCGAGCAGACGATCTGGCGTTTCCGCTAG
- a CDS encoding adenylate/guanylate cyclase domain-containing protein, with translation MAQTTTQTDHGDSNPTFRTEELAAQKVALWGRMLALAVIAILSTILAPWPGPLMYYPVMVLFVLLGIGAYRAERAPWRREWHRYAFVFADFALLSFVLLYPNPLIPFDLPPQYSLRFGNFIYFFVLLAVLAYLYRPGVVLWGGVSAALSWSIGVAILASLPGAITAPPVGEDREVLLQTMADPHFIDLGVRLQEVIVLLLTAGLLALAVSRSRAIALRQAALASERTNLARYFPRKTVDLLATRTNPLSQPREHQAAVLFADLISFTNWAEDRPAQETISVLRQIHELLADTVFRHDGTLDKFIGDGLMATFGTPEPTDRDAVNALTAAVEMADVFRLWKESKQGTDAGDLELAVGVHYGTIILGDIGTSRRMEFAVLGDTVNVASRLEQANREIGCRCVVSTALVEAAEAESPAETATALARLHRHGPLILRGRSASTEVLMLE, from the coding sequence ATGGCGCAGACAACGACGCAAACAGATCACGGCGACAGCAATCCGACATTCAGGACGGAAGAGCTGGCGGCGCAGAAGGTGGCTCTATGGGGCCGGATGCTGGCTCTTGCGGTTATTGCCATACTATCGACGATACTGGCTCCCTGGCCGGGGCCGCTGATGTATTACCCCGTGATGGTTCTGTTTGTCCTTCTTGGCATTGGCGCCTATCGCGCGGAGAGAGCGCCATGGCGCCGGGAATGGCATCGTTACGCATTTGTCTTTGCCGATTTTGCACTTTTGTCGTTTGTGCTCCTTTATCCGAATCCGCTGATCCCCTTCGACCTGCCGCCGCAATACAGTCTGCGTTTCGGAAATTTCATCTATTTCTTCGTGCTGTTGGCAGTGCTTGCATACCTCTATCGGCCAGGTGTGGTCCTTTGGGGTGGGGTTTCGGCTGCTTTGAGCTGGTCAATCGGTGTGGCCATACTCGCCAGTCTGCCTGGAGCGATCACTGCGCCGCCGGTGGGCGAGGATCGCGAGGTGCTGCTGCAAACCATGGCCGATCCGCATTTTATTGACCTTGGCGTCAGGCTCCAGGAGGTAATTGTCCTGCTCTTGACCGCAGGCCTTTTGGCGTTGGCGGTTTCCCGCTCTCGAGCGATTGCCCTGCGGCAGGCCGCGCTCGCGAGCGAGCGGACAAACCTCGCACGTTATTTCCCCCGCAAAACGGTTGATCTCCTGGCGACCCGCACGAACCCCCTGTCGCAGCCGCGTGAACATCAGGCAGCAGTTCTCTTTGCCGATCTGATCTCCTTTACCAACTGGGCAGAGGACCGCCCGGCGCAGGAAACCATCAGCGTACTGAGGCAGATTCACGAATTGCTGGCCGATACGGTCTTTCGACATGACGGCACGCTGGACAAGTTCATCGGCGACGGCCTGATGGCGACCTTCGGAACGCCCGAACCGACCGACCGCGATGCCGTCAACGCGCTGACCGCGGCGGTTGAAATGGCCGATGTCTTCCGGCTGTGGAAGGAATCCAAACAGGGAACCGACGCCGGAGATCTGGAACTGGCGGTCGGCGTGCACTACGGGACCATCATCCTGGGCGACATCGGAACCAGCCGGCGCATGGAATTTGCCGTTCTCGGCGATACGGTCAACGTGGCAAGCCGTCTGGAGCAGGCCAATCGGGAGATCGGCTGTCGCTGTGTTGTCAGCACCGCGCTGGTCGAGGCGGCTGAAGCCGAAAGCCCCGCGGAAACGGCAACGGCTCTGGCCCGGCTGCACCGGCACGGGCCTTTGATCCTGCGCGGCCGCAGCGCCTCTACGGAAGTGCTGATGCTGGAATGA
- a CDS encoding GNAT family N-acetyltransferase translates to MNDVTAQAMYSMRPMGADDISVMAEWFADFEDIALFDRSLPVPVGPQAVLESWKPALELTDPPTCLWYVAQCAQGKPTGIGGLQKINYIHGDAVLPIFVARHARENGLATAMTIELLDLAFQHLRLHRVTTLYRDDHETTALLTRNLGFQEEGRVREGWYANGRHYDVVQVGILNSEWSAKRVGARAEFNQKNKVRIKLEAIPT, encoded by the coding sequence ATGAACGACGTGACCGCGCAGGCGATGTACTCGATGAGGCCGATGGGGGCCGACGATATTTCTGTGATGGCCGAATGGTTCGCGGATTTTGAGGATATTGCCCTTTTTGACCGGAGCCTGCCGGTTCCTGTCGGGCCGCAGGCAGTTCTTGAAAGCTGGAAACCGGCCCTTGAGCTCACGGACCCGCCGACATGTCTTTGGTATGTCGCGCAATGTGCGCAGGGCAAGCCGACGGGGATCGGCGGCCTTCAGAAGATCAACTATATTCACGGCGACGCCGTGCTGCCGATATTTGTCGCGCGGCATGCGCGCGAAAACGGCCTGGCTACGGCGATGACGATCGAATTGCTCGATCTTGCTTTTCAGCACTTGCGGCTTCACCGGGTCACAACGCTTTATCGCGATGACCATGAAACCACAGCCCTGCTCACCCGGAATCTGGGATTTCAGGAGGAGGGCCGGGTACGCGAGGGCTGGTATGCGAACGGGCGGCATTACGACGTGGTTCAGGTCGGCATATTGAACAGCGAATGGAGTGCCAAACGCGTGGGCGCGCGTGCGGAGTTCAATCAGAAAAACAAGGTCAGGATCAAACTGGAGGCAATACCGACGTGA
- a CDS encoding tetratricopeptide repeat protein, translating into MSDVQQTRFKSRLSAILFADMVGYSRMMAEDEMATTMAVKSCVEMFSALAGDFSGKVIGTNGDGVFLVFDSAVDAVSFAVEIQNRIREQNQGVSENKQTLFRIGINLGEIIIDELDLHGDSINIASRIESFAQPGRICISGTVHDQVSKKLSFGYEYLGAQEFKNISELVDVFQVHEDPAAATLTTGMRRPARSSEYVRPEANKEQSIVVLPFGFQGNDPSESWFADGLADDVTTNLSRFHDFFVIARGSAHVYNDRSIAARDVARELGVRYVVDGSVRKSGPRIRVALQLMDAKRDRTIWGEQYNREIEDIFDLQDEITQVIVSATAVQIEASELDRVRQQPPTNLAAYGFVLQGQSHIFRYTQEEVARARELYDKALEIDAAYARALAAKSRTLNIDWRYGWTDEPDRALDDALHLARQAVDFDNADARGFGELGFAHLYRKEHDAALNAYERALRLNPNDADLMSDMADALAHSGRSEEAVAMLHKAMRLNPFYPDQYIWHLGGAYFNLERYDDAIRTIQTMQNPTEGRRLLAASYGMLGRTAEAEAEARKVLQAHPNFSVDAWAAVQPDKFEEDVARFVDGLKKAGL; encoded by the coding sequence ATGAGCGACGTGCAGCAAACGCGGTTCAAGAGCCGGCTTTCGGCCATCTTGTTTGCGGATATGGTCGGCTACAGCCGGATGATGGCTGAGGATGAAATGGCCACGACCATGGCTGTGAAGTCCTGTGTCGAAATGTTTTCGGCACTCGCAGGCGATTTCTCCGGCAAGGTTATCGGGACCAATGGCGACGGTGTTTTTCTCGTCTTCGACAGCGCCGTCGATGCGGTCTCTTTCGCCGTCGAAATCCAGAACCGCATCCGCGAGCAGAACCAGGGCGTCAGCGAGAACAAGCAAACACTCTTCCGCATCGGCATCAATCTCGGCGAAATCATCATCGACGAACTCGATCTGCACGGCGACAGCATCAATATCGCCTCGCGTATCGAATCCTTCGCACAGCCGGGACGCATCTGCATCTCCGGCACCGTCCATGATCAGGTCAGCAAAAAGCTCTCCTTCGGCTACGAATATCTGGGGGCTCAGGAATTCAAGAATATCAGCGAGCTGGTGGATGTGTTCCAGGTTCATGAAGACCCTGCTGCCGCCACGCTGACCACCGGCATGCGGCGCCCTGCCCGCAGTTCCGAATATGTGCGCCCGGAAGCCAACAAGGAGCAGTCCATCGTCGTGCTGCCCTTCGGTTTTCAGGGCAACGATCCGTCGGAAAGCTGGTTTGCGGACGGGCTGGCCGACGATGTCACCACCAACCTGTCCCGGTTCCACGATTTCTTCGTGATCGCCCGCGGCTCGGCCCATGTCTACAACGACCGCAGCATCGCAGCGCGGGATGTCGCACGCGAGCTCGGCGTGCGTTACGTGGTGGACGGCTCGGTGCGTAAATCCGGGCCGCGCATACGCGTGGCGCTGCAATTGATGGACGCCAAGCGCGACCGGACGATCTGGGGCGAACAGTATAATCGCGAGATTGAGGACATTTTCGATCTGCAGGATGAAATCACGCAGGTCATCGTCTCCGCCACAGCGGTGCAGATTGAGGCCTCGGAGCTCGACCGGGTGCGGCAACAGCCGCCGACAAACCTTGCCGCCTACGGGTTCGTCCTGCAGGGCCAAAGTCATATTTTCCGCTATACGCAGGAAGAGGTTGCCCGCGCCCGCGAGCTTTATGACAAGGCTCTGGAAATCGACGCTGCCTATGCCCGTGCGCTGGCTGCAAAGTCGCGGACGCTGAATATTGACTGGCGCTATGGCTGGACGGATGAGCCGGACAGGGCGCTGGACGATGCCCTGCATCTGGCCCGCCAGGCGGTTGATTTCGACAATGCCGATGCACGCGGCTTCGGTGAGCTTGGTTTTGCGCATCTCTACCGCAAGGAGCATGACGCGGCGCTCAACGCCTATGAGCGGGCGCTGCGGCTTAATCCCAACGATGCGGACCTGATGTCGGATATGGCCGACGCGCTGGCACATAGCGGCCGGTCGGAGGAAGCGGTGGCCATGCTGCACAAGGCCATGCGTCTCAATCCCTTCTACCCGGACCAGTACATCTGGCATCTGGGCGGGGCCTATTTCAATCTGGAGCGCTATGACGATGCGATCCGCACGATCCAGACCATGCAGAACCCGACCGAGGGCCGCCGGCTGCTCGCGGCAAGCTACGGCATGCTCGGACGCACTGCGGAGGCGGAGGCGGAGGCGCGAAAGGTGCTACAGGCCCATCCGAATTTCAGCGTCGATGCCTGGGCGGCCGTGCAGCCGGACAAGTTCGAAGAGGACGTCGCCCGCTTTGTCGACGGGCTGAAAAAAGCCGG